The following are encoded together in the Glycine soja cultivar W05 chromosome 5, ASM419377v2, whole genome shotgun sequence genome:
- the LOC114412336 gene encoding protein RBL-like isoform X2: MNASIIDPLQGDFPEVIEEYLEHGCMKCIAFNRRGTLLAVGCNDGSCVIWDFETRGIAKILRDDECSSPITSICWSKYGHRILVSAADKSLILWDVMSGKKITRIVLQQTPLQARLHPGSSTPSLCLACPLSCAPMIVDLNTGDTTLLIVSVSETCNGPTPPPRNKCSDGITSFTPTAACFNKYGTLVYVGNSKGEILVIDYKNGDVRAVVPISGGSVVKNIVFSRNGQYLLTNSNDRIIRIYENLLPLKDEVRALDDLSGNHNDLNNIENLKAVGSKCLTLFREFQDSITKVHWKAPCFSGDGEWVVGGSASKGEHKIYIWDRAGHLVKILEGPKEALIDLAWHPVHPIVVSVSLNGLVYIWAKDYTENWSAFAPDFKELEENEEYVEREDEFDLIPETEKVKGPDVDEDEEVDIVTVEKDATFSDSDMSQEELCYLPSTPSHDVPEQQEKCVESSSKLLDSNNTGSPLSEEAGPNGHMMNHASSPLEDDAGRMKRKRKPSEKVLELQAEKVKKPSKSSKSEKPKSRSLADEDNGNSFHGGGLYDE, from the exons ATGAACGCCTCCATAATTG ATCCATTGCAGGGCGATTTCCCAGAAGTGATAGAGGAGTATTTGGAACATGGCTGTATGAAATGCATTGCCTTCAATCGCCGTGGCACCCTTCTTGCTG TTGGATGCAATGATGGAAGTTGTGTTATTTGGGATTTTGAAACCCGAGGCATTGCTAAAATTCTGCGTGATGATGAATGTTCTTCTCCCATAACCAGCATTTGCTGGTCAAAGTATGGTCATCGAATTCTTGTATCTGCTGCTGATAAATCATTGATATTGTGGGATGTTATGAGTGGTAAGAAAATAACCCGGATAGTTCTGCAACAAACCCCTCTACAAGCTCGTCTTCATCCAGGATCCTCGACCCCATCTCTCTGCTTAGCATGTCCTCTTTCATGTGCTCCAATGATTGTTGACCTGAATACAGGAGACACAACTTTACTTATAGTTTCTGTCTCAGAGACATGCAATGGACCAACCCCTCCTCCACGTAATAAATGTTCTGATGGAATTACCTCCTTCACACCAACTGCTGCTTGTTTTAATAAGTATGGGACTCTGGTTTATGTGGGAAACTCAAAAGGGGAAATTCTTGTCATTGATTACAAAAATGGTGACGTGCGTGCTGTAGTTCCAATCTCTGGTGGTTCTGTTGTAAAGAACATTGTGTTCAGCAGGAATGGGCAGTATCTGCTCACGAATTCAAATGATCGAATAATACGAATCTATGAAAACCTTCTGCCTCTGAAAGATGAAGTCAGAGCCCTGGATGACCTGAGTGGGAACCACAACGATCTAAATAATATTGAGAATTTGAAGGCTGTTGGATCAAAATGTTTAACTTTATTCCGGGAATTTCAAGATTCCATCACAAAGGTACACTGGAAAGCACCTTGTTTCAGTGGTGATGGTGAGTGGGTAGTTGGTGGTTCTGCCAGCAAAGGTGAGCACAAGATTTACATATGGGATAGAGCTGGACATCTTGTGAAAATCCTTGAAGGACCTAAGGAAGCTCTGATAGATTTAGCATGGCATCCTGTGCATCCTATTGTTGTATCTGTTTCGCTGAATGGTTTAGTTTATATATGGGCAAAAGATTATACTGAGAACTGGAGTGCATTTGCTCCTGATTTCAAGGAGCTTGAGGAAAATGAGGAATATGTAGAGCGTGAAGATGAATTTGATCTGATTCCTGAGACTGAGAAG GTTAAAGGACCTGATGTTGATGAAGATGAGGAAGTTGATATTGTAACCGTGGAGAAAGATGCCACTTTCAGTGATTCTGATATGTCTCAAGAAGAGTTATGTTACTTGCCATCAACCCCTAGTCATGATGTTCCTGAGCAGCAAGAGAAGTGTGTGGAAAGTTCTTCGAAGTTGTTGGACAGCAATAACACTGGATCCCCTCTTTCAGAAGAAGCTGGACCAAATGGTCATATGATGAATCATGCATCAAGTCCTCTTGAAG ATGATGCTGGGCGCATGAAAAGAAAGCGGAAACCTTCAGAGAAGGTGTTGGAATTACAAGCCGAAAAAGTTAAGAAACCCTCAAAATCTAGCAAATCGGAAAAACCCAAGAGCAGATCTTTGGCCGATGAAGATAATGGTAATAGTTTTCATGGTGGTGGGCTTTATGATGAATAA
- the LOC114412336 gene encoding protein RBL-like isoform X1 → MNASIIDPLQGDFPEVIEEYLEHGCMKCIAFNRRGTLLAVGCNDGSCVIWDFETRGIAKILRDDECSSPITSICWSKYGHRILVSAADKSLILWDVMSGKKITRIVLQQTPLQARLHPGSSTPSLCLACPLSCAPMIVDLNTGDTTLLIVSVSETCNGPTPPPRNKCSDGITSFTPTAACFNKYGTLVYVGNSKGEILVIDYKNGDVRAVVPISGGSVVKNIVFSRNGQYLLTNSNDRIIRIYENLLPLKDEVRALDDLSGNHNDLNNIENLKAVGSKCLTLFREFQDSITKVHWKAPCFSGDGEWVVGGSASKGEHKIYIWDRAGHLVKILEGPKEALIDLAWHPVHPIVVSVSLNGLVYIWAKDYTENWSAFAPDFKELEENEEYVEREDEFDLIPETEKVKGPDVDEDEEVDIVTVEKDATFSDSDMSQEELCYLPSTPSHDVPEQQEKCVESSSKLLDSNNTGSPLSEEAGPNGHMMNHASSPLEDDAGRMKRKRKPSEKVLELQAEKVKKPSKSSKSEKPKSRSLADEDNDIYIWTTWIFQIKKPQSRWRVS, encoded by the exons ATGAACGCCTCCATAATTG ATCCATTGCAGGGCGATTTCCCAGAAGTGATAGAGGAGTATTTGGAACATGGCTGTATGAAATGCATTGCCTTCAATCGCCGTGGCACCCTTCTTGCTG TTGGATGCAATGATGGAAGTTGTGTTATTTGGGATTTTGAAACCCGAGGCATTGCTAAAATTCTGCGTGATGATGAATGTTCTTCTCCCATAACCAGCATTTGCTGGTCAAAGTATGGTCATCGAATTCTTGTATCTGCTGCTGATAAATCATTGATATTGTGGGATGTTATGAGTGGTAAGAAAATAACCCGGATAGTTCTGCAACAAACCCCTCTACAAGCTCGTCTTCATCCAGGATCCTCGACCCCATCTCTCTGCTTAGCATGTCCTCTTTCATGTGCTCCAATGATTGTTGACCTGAATACAGGAGACACAACTTTACTTATAGTTTCTGTCTCAGAGACATGCAATGGACCAACCCCTCCTCCACGTAATAAATGTTCTGATGGAATTACCTCCTTCACACCAACTGCTGCTTGTTTTAATAAGTATGGGACTCTGGTTTATGTGGGAAACTCAAAAGGGGAAATTCTTGTCATTGATTACAAAAATGGTGACGTGCGTGCTGTAGTTCCAATCTCTGGTGGTTCTGTTGTAAAGAACATTGTGTTCAGCAGGAATGGGCAGTATCTGCTCACGAATTCAAATGATCGAATAATACGAATCTATGAAAACCTTCTGCCTCTGAAAGATGAAGTCAGAGCCCTGGATGACCTGAGTGGGAACCACAACGATCTAAATAATATTGAGAATTTGAAGGCTGTTGGATCAAAATGTTTAACTTTATTCCGGGAATTTCAAGATTCCATCACAAAGGTACACTGGAAAGCACCTTGTTTCAGTGGTGATGGTGAGTGGGTAGTTGGTGGTTCTGCCAGCAAAGGTGAGCACAAGATTTACATATGGGATAGAGCTGGACATCTTGTGAAAATCCTTGAAGGACCTAAGGAAGCTCTGATAGATTTAGCATGGCATCCTGTGCATCCTATTGTTGTATCTGTTTCGCTGAATGGTTTAGTTTATATATGGGCAAAAGATTATACTGAGAACTGGAGTGCATTTGCTCCTGATTTCAAGGAGCTTGAGGAAAATGAGGAATATGTAGAGCGTGAAGATGAATTTGATCTGATTCCTGAGACTGAGAAG GTTAAAGGACCTGATGTTGATGAAGATGAGGAAGTTGATATTGTAACCGTGGAGAAAGATGCCACTTTCAGTGATTCTGATATGTCTCAAGAAGAGTTATGTTACTTGCCATCAACCCCTAGTCATGATGTTCCTGAGCAGCAAGAGAAGTGTGTGGAAAGTTCTTCGAAGTTGTTGGACAGCAATAACACTGGATCCCCTCTTTCAGAAGAAGCTGGACCAAATGGTCATATGATGAATCATGCATCAAGTCCTCTTGAAG ATGATGCTGGGCGCATGAAAAGAAAGCGGAAACCTTCAGAGAAGGTGTTGGAATTACAAGCCGAAAAAGTTAAGAAACCCTCAAAATCTAGCAAATCGGAAAAACCCAAGAGCAGATCTTTGGCCGATGAAGATAATG
- the LOC114412336 gene encoding protein RBL-like isoform X3 yields MKCIAFNRRGTLLAVGCNDGSCVIWDFETRGIAKILRDDECSSPITSICWSKYGHRILVSAADKSLILWDVMSGKKITRIVLQQTPLQARLHPGSSTPSLCLACPLSCAPMIVDLNTGDTTLLIVSVSETCNGPTPPPRNKCSDGITSFTPTAACFNKYGTLVYVGNSKGEILVIDYKNGDVRAVVPISGGSVVKNIVFSRNGQYLLTNSNDRIIRIYENLLPLKDEVRALDDLSGNHNDLNNIENLKAVGSKCLTLFREFQDSITKVHWKAPCFSGDGEWVVGGSASKGEHKIYIWDRAGHLVKILEGPKEALIDLAWHPVHPIVVSVSLNGLVYIWAKDYTENWSAFAPDFKELEENEEYVEREDEFDLIPETEKVKGPDVDEDEEVDIVTVEKDATFSDSDMSQEELCYLPSTPSHDVPEQQEKCVESSSKLLDSNNTGSPLSEEAGPNGHMMNHASSPLEDDAGRMKRKRKPSEKVLELQAEKVKKPSKSSKSEKPKSRSLADEDNDIYIWTTWIFQIKKPQSRWRVS; encoded by the exons ATGAAATGCATTGCCTTCAATCGCCGTGGCACCCTTCTTGCTG TTGGATGCAATGATGGAAGTTGTGTTATTTGGGATTTTGAAACCCGAGGCATTGCTAAAATTCTGCGTGATGATGAATGTTCTTCTCCCATAACCAGCATTTGCTGGTCAAAGTATGGTCATCGAATTCTTGTATCTGCTGCTGATAAATCATTGATATTGTGGGATGTTATGAGTGGTAAGAAAATAACCCGGATAGTTCTGCAACAAACCCCTCTACAAGCTCGTCTTCATCCAGGATCCTCGACCCCATCTCTCTGCTTAGCATGTCCTCTTTCATGTGCTCCAATGATTGTTGACCTGAATACAGGAGACACAACTTTACTTATAGTTTCTGTCTCAGAGACATGCAATGGACCAACCCCTCCTCCACGTAATAAATGTTCTGATGGAATTACCTCCTTCACACCAACTGCTGCTTGTTTTAATAAGTATGGGACTCTGGTTTATGTGGGAAACTCAAAAGGGGAAATTCTTGTCATTGATTACAAAAATGGTGACGTGCGTGCTGTAGTTCCAATCTCTGGTGGTTCTGTTGTAAAGAACATTGTGTTCAGCAGGAATGGGCAGTATCTGCTCACGAATTCAAATGATCGAATAATACGAATCTATGAAAACCTTCTGCCTCTGAAAGATGAAGTCAGAGCCCTGGATGACCTGAGTGGGAACCACAACGATCTAAATAATATTGAGAATTTGAAGGCTGTTGGATCAAAATGTTTAACTTTATTCCGGGAATTTCAAGATTCCATCACAAAGGTACACTGGAAAGCACCTTGTTTCAGTGGTGATGGTGAGTGGGTAGTTGGTGGTTCTGCCAGCAAAGGTGAGCACAAGATTTACATATGGGATAGAGCTGGACATCTTGTGAAAATCCTTGAAGGACCTAAGGAAGCTCTGATAGATTTAGCATGGCATCCTGTGCATCCTATTGTTGTATCTGTTTCGCTGAATGGTTTAGTTTATATATGGGCAAAAGATTATACTGAGAACTGGAGTGCATTTGCTCCTGATTTCAAGGAGCTTGAGGAAAATGAGGAATATGTAGAGCGTGAAGATGAATTTGATCTGATTCCTGAGACTGAGAAG GTTAAAGGACCTGATGTTGATGAAGATGAGGAAGTTGATATTGTAACCGTGGAGAAAGATGCCACTTTCAGTGATTCTGATATGTCTCAAGAAGAGTTATGTTACTTGCCATCAACCCCTAGTCATGATGTTCCTGAGCAGCAAGAGAAGTGTGTGGAAAGTTCTTCGAAGTTGTTGGACAGCAATAACACTGGATCCCCTCTTTCAGAAGAAGCTGGACCAAATGGTCATATGATGAATCATGCATCAAGTCCTCTTGAAG ATGATGCTGGGCGCATGAAAAGAAAGCGGAAACCTTCAGAGAAGGTGTTGGAATTACAAGCCGAAAAAGTTAAGAAACCCTCAAAATCTAGCAAATCGGAAAAACCCAAGAGCAGATCTTTGGCCGATGAAGATAATG